The Gammaproteobacteria bacterium genome contains the following window.
CATGGCTGCGCGCGGCATAGAAATCCGGCAATGAACGCTTGGCGGGCATCGTCCCCTTAATCGGTTGCCGATCCAGGCGCCAGCCGTCATTTTTGGCCTGTGATAAGCTAGTGCGCATGGCGAATGATGAACGTGTGGGCGACAACTGGCTCGACAAGATCCGCTGGAACGCCGACGGCCTGGTGCCCGTTATCGCGCAGTCGGAGACCGATGGACAGGTGTTGATGCTGGCCTGGATGAATCGCGAGGCGCTCGCGCGAACCGTAGAGTGCGGTCAGGCCGTGTACTGGTCGCGCTCGCGCCAGCGTCTGTGGCAAAAAGGAGAAAGTTCCGGTCATGTACAGCGCGTGAAGGACATCCGCCTGGACTGTGACGGCGACGCGCTGTTGCTACGGGTCGAACAACACGGAGGTGTTGCTTGTCATACCGGCAGGCAAGCCTGCTTTTATCATCAGTTGCGCGAGCATGACTGGGTTTGCGCCGATCCTGTAGTTAAAGACCCGCGGTCAATTTATGCGTGACTCTGACATTCTGATGCGGCTTGGCGAAGTGCTGGAGAAACGAAAAAAAGCGGATACTGAAGAGTCGTATGTCGCCGGTCTTTACGCGCGAGGTCTCGACGCGATTCTCAAAAAACTCGGCGAGGAAGCGACCGAAACCGTGCTGGCGGCCAAAAACGGAGATTCGCAAGAGATTATTCACGAGACCGCCGATTTGTGGTTTCACTGCTTGGTCATGCTGTCGCACCACGGGATACGCGCGGACGCAGTGCTGGCGGAGCTGGACCGGCGGTTCGGACTTTCAGGCATCGAGGAAAAAGCGCGCCGGGAAAACGTCGCGTTGGAGTAAAGCGTGCATTGCCGACGATCACATTTAACGGAGTCCACCTTATGGGTATTAGTATCTGGCAGCTTCTGATTGTTCTGCTCATCGTCGCCCTCTTGTTCGGCACCAAAAAACTGCGCAATGTCGGCGGTGATCTGGGCGGTGCGATAAAGAGCTTCAAAAACGCCATGGGCAGCGGCGAGGACGATTCGAAAAATCCTGAGAAAAGTAAGATTGGTGACCACACCACCGGCGAACAGACCACGGATCAAGGTGGTCGCGTCTACGACGCCAAGTATGAGCAAAAAGACAAGGTTTAGCCGGCAGCGGCCGGTTCGACGCGCTTAACAAGCCTGCTGTTGCCTCGCGATGTTCGATATTGGCTTCTGGGAGCTGGTTTTAATTGGTGTTGTGGCGCTGCTGGTGGTGGGGCCGGAACGCCTGCCGGCACTCGCGCGCCAAGCCGGCGAATGGGTCGGCAAGGCCAAACGCTTCGTCAGCAATGTGCAGGCGGACATTGAGCGTGAATTCGAGGCGGACGAACTGAAACGCATGCTGAACGATCAGCAGCATGAAATCAGCCAGTTAAAAGGTATGATCTCGGACACCCAGGCCGAAGTGCACGCCGAGCTGCACGGCGCAGAGGATACGCTTAAGTCAATGCAGTCGCTGG
Protein-coding sequences here:
- the hisI gene encoding phosphoribosyl-AMP cyclohydrolase encodes the protein MGDNWLDKIRWNADGLVPVIAQSETDGQVLMLAWMNREALARTVECGQAVYWSRSRQRLWQKGESSGHVQRVKDIRLDCDGDALLLRVEQHGGVACHTGRQACFYHQLREHDWVCADPVVKDPRSIYA
- the tatB gene encoding twin-arginine translocase subunit TatB, with the protein product MFDIGFWELVLIGVVALLVVGPERLPALARQAGEWVGKAKRFVSNVQADIEREFEADELKRMLNDQQHEISQLKGMISDTQAEVHAELHGAEDTLKSMQSLAHEDKRSGSASPAPAADKRGVQTGPPQPDQATLENGAERR
- the tatA gene encoding twin-arginine translocase TatA/TatE family subunit produces the protein MGISIWQLLIVLLIVALLFGTKKLRNVGGDLGGAIKSFKNAMGSGEDDSKNPEKSKIGDHTTGEQTTDQGGRVYDAKYEQKDKV
- a CDS encoding phosphoribosyl-ATP diphosphatase, which gives rise to MRDSDILMRLGEVLEKRKKADTEESYVAGLYARGLDAILKKLGEEATETVLAAKNGDSQEIIHETADLWFHCLVMLSHHGIRADAVLAELDRRFGLSGIEEKARRENVALE